One genomic segment of Clostridium saccharoperbutylacetonicum N1-4(HMT) includes these proteins:
- a CDS encoding mannose/fructose/sorbose PTS transporter subunit IIA translates to MVGIILASHGEFAEGIMQSGKMIFGEQENVKAVTLMPSEGPDDLRAKLKEAIASFDNQDEVLFLVDLWGGTPFNQANALFEEHKDKWAIVAGMNLPMLIEAYGARLSMESAHEIAAFILNSGKEGVKVKPEELEPADTAKSNGAGAGQSNAGAPGSFEYVLARIDSRLLHGQVATAWTKTVNPTRIIVVSDAVAKDELRKNLITQASPPGVKAHVVPVDHMIKLAKDDKHFGGQRAMLLFENPQDVLRAVEGGIPLKTINVGSMAHSIGKVQPSKVLAFNQGDIDTFNKLKQSGLNFDVRKVPNDSKGNMDEILKRAQEELNKLK, encoded by the coding sequence ATGGTAGGAATTATTCTTGCTAGTCATGGCGAATTCGCTGAAGGTATCATGCAATCTGGTAAAATGATTTTTGGAGAACAAGAAAACGTAAAAGCTGTTACGTTGATGCCTAGTGAAGGACCTGATGATCTTAGAGCAAAATTGAAAGAAGCAATTGCATCCTTTGACAACCAAGATGAGGTTTTATTCTTAGTTGATCTTTGGGGTGGTACACCATTCAATCAAGCAAATGCTCTATTTGAAGAACATAAAGATAAATGGGCAATTGTAGCTGGTATGAATTTACCAATGCTTATTGAAGCTTATGGTGCACGTCTTTCAATGGAATCTGCACATGAAATTGCAGCGTTTATCTTAAATTCAGGTAAAGAAGGAGTTAAAGTTAAACCAGAAGAATTAGAACCAGCAGATACTGCTAAATCTAATGGAGCTGGAGCAGGGCAATCTAATGCAGGTGCACCAGGATCGTTTGAATATGTTTTAGCTCGTATTGATTCTCGTTTGCTTCATGGTCAAGTTGCAACTGCTTGGACAAAAACTGTAAATCCTACAAGAATTATTGTAGTTTCAGATGCAGTAGCAAAAGATGAGCTTCGTAAGAATTTAATAACACAAGCTTCTCCTCCAGGAGTTAAAGCACATGTTGTTCCAGTTGATCATATGATTAAACTTGCAAAGGATGATAAGCATTTTGGTGGTCAACGTGCAATGCTTCTTTTTGAAAATCCACAAGATGTTCTTAGAGCAGTAGAAGGTGGAATACCACTAAAGACAATCAATGTTGGTTCAATGGCTCACTCTATAGGAAAGGTTCAACCAAGCAAGGTTCTTGCGTTCAACCAAGGAGACATTGATACATTCAATAAGTTAAAACAATCTGGACTTAATTTTGATGTTCGTAAAGTACCAAATGACTCAAAAGGAAATATGGACGAAATACTTAAAAGAGCACAAGAAGAATTAAATAAATTAAAATAA
- a CDS encoding TIM-barrel domain-containing protein: MLLKRFLSMDKIENGYLVKGDTADIKIIFMSDDIIRIRTSFDKKWSEESYALVMTAWEDRLDSLFKDERKRITALDISFEETEKEIIFNTKTLKLVMSKEPLYFSIYKLNGEKIYSDLADRAFECDQLGRISHYNEVDLENDHFYGFGEKTGKVDKMGRRMRMSPKDAIGHDPEFGDPLYKHIPFYIKLNNNKRHALGLFYHNSYDSVFDMGNEISGYWPRYSYYQADGGDIDLFFINGPKVEDVLDNYTKLTGRQAMPPKQSLGYTASTMYYAELEKDCDKEIYEVIKKHFDEKMYIDNFKLASGYSSGEEDNLRYIFNWNRKRFPNPDEFLEKMNEMGLNVIPNLKPGILPKHPYKKEFEENDVFIKNPDGEGDYHGRWWGGTGRFVDFTKVSGRETWKKLLKENILSKGTITVWNDNCEYDGIEDRNALCDFDGKPGTMAELKIMHSNMMAYVGKEAIAELYPNRRPYIINRAGFAGIQRYAQTWAGDNLTDWRTLKFNIATIIGMGLSGVANTGCDIGGFAGGAPEGELLLRWIQNGIFQPRFCINSANNDNTVTQPWMYEENNEFVRHAYRQRYRMLPYLYSLMYEAHTTGRSIMRPLFMEFQDDINCYDDKYMTFMFGPSVLVANVLEKGAVSREIYLPEGCTWYDMNNNMMAYNGGQVIQIPVSLDSIPMFLRGDGIFITNEEVTHITTDKMKSLDILIGGEAERSFKFYDDDGISKDFEKGVYENTEISVSGGARKKISFKTTGSYENEISELRIKLVSKEKGAYWVSVDNERIPRFLNKTSWEKSEQGWYYELSDRTVLVKCKKPEKKEFDIIVSCERFDLIGMGDE, from the coding sequence ATGTTATTAAAAAGATTTTTATCTATGGACAAAATTGAAAATGGCTATTTAGTAAAAGGTGATACGGCAGATATAAAAATTATCTTTATGTCAGATGATATTATACGTATTAGAACTTCTTTTGATAAAAAGTGGTCAGAAGAGTCGTATGCATTGGTTATGACTGCTTGGGAAGATAGATTAGATTCATTGTTTAAGGATGAGCGTAAAAGAATAACAGCTTTAGATATCTCTTTTGAAGAAACAGAAAAAGAAATTATATTTAATACAAAAACATTGAAATTAGTTATGTCTAAAGAACCATTATATTTCTCTATATATAAATTAAATGGTGAGAAAATATATAGTGATTTAGCAGATAGAGCTTTTGAATGCGATCAGTTAGGAAGAATCTCACATTATAATGAAGTAGACTTAGAAAATGATCATTTCTATGGATTTGGTGAAAAGACAGGGAAAGTAGATAAAATGGGTAGAAGAATGCGTATGTCACCTAAGGATGCAATTGGACATGATCCGGAATTTGGTGATCCTTTATATAAGCATATACCATTTTACATAAAGTTGAATAACAATAAGCGTCATGCTTTAGGATTATTCTATCATAATTCTTATGATTCAGTATTTGATATGGGAAATGAAATTAGTGGATATTGGCCACGCTATAGTTATTATCAAGCTGATGGAGGAGATATTGATTTGTTCTTCATCAATGGACCAAAAGTTGAAGATGTTTTAGATAATTACACAAAGTTAACAGGAAGGCAGGCAATGCCTCCAAAGCAAAGTTTAGGATATACGGCTTCTACAATGTATTATGCTGAACTAGAAAAAGATTGCGATAAGGAAATATATGAAGTAATAAAAAAACATTTTGATGAAAAAATGTATATAGATAACTTTAAATTGGCATCTGGTTATTCTTCTGGAGAAGAAGACAATTTAAGATATATTTTTAATTGGAATAGAAAGAGATTCCCGAATCCAGATGAATTCCTTGAAAAAATGAATGAAATGGGACTTAATGTTATACCTAATTTAAAACCAGGAATATTACCTAAGCATCCTTATAAAAAAGAATTCGAAGAAAATGATGTATTTATTAAAAATCCAGACGGAGAAGGAGATTATCATGGCCGCTGGTGGGGTGGTACTGGAAGATTTGTAGACTTTACTAAGGTTTCTGGTAGAGAAACATGGAAGAAACTACTTAAAGAAAATATTCTAAGCAAAGGAACAATAACAGTTTGGAATGATAACTGCGAATATGATGGTATAGAAGATAGAAATGCCTTATGTGATTTTGATGGAAAACCAGGTACTATGGCTGAATTAAAAATCATGCATTCAAATATGATGGCTTATGTTGGGAAAGAGGCAATTGCTGAACTTTATCCAAATCGTCGTCCATATATTATAAATCGTGCTGGATTTGCAGGAATTCAAAGATATGCACAAACTTGGGCAGGAGATAATTTAACAGACTGGAGAACATTAAAATTTAATATAGCAACTATAATTGGAATGGGGCTTTCAGGAGTAGCAAACACAGGTTGTGATATTGGAGGATTTGCAGGAGGTGCTCCAGAAGGAGAGCTTTTATTAAGATGGATACAAAATGGTATATTCCAACCAAGATTCTGTATTAATTCAGCAAATAATGATAACACTGTTACGCAGCCATGGATGTATGAAGAAAATAATGAATTTGTTCGCCATGCTTATAGACAGCGTTATAGAATGTTACCATATTTATATTCATTAATGTATGAAGCTCATACTACAGGTAGATCAATAATGCGTCCGCTATTTATGGAATTCCAAGATGATATTAACTGCTATGACGATAAATATATGACATTTATGTTTGGACCATCAGTTTTAGTTGCAAATGTTCTAGAAAAGGGAGCAGTATCAAGAGAAATTTATTTACCAGAAGGTTGTACTTGGTATGATATGAATAATAATATGATGGCATATAATGGTGGACAAGTAATTCAAATTCCAGTTTCACTTGATAGCATACCTATGTTTTTAAGAGGTGATGGAATATTCATAACAAATGAAGAAGTAACTCATATAACTACAGATAAAATGAAGAGCTTGGACATTTTAATTGGAGGAGAAGCAGAAAGAAGCTTCAAGTTCTATGATGATGATGGTATAAGCAAGGATTTTGAAAAAGGTGTATATGAAAATACAGAAATTAGTGTAAGCGGTGGAGCACGTAAGAAGATTTCATTTAAAACAACAGGAAGCTATGAAAATGAAATATCTGAACTTAGAATTAAATTAGTGAGCAAAGAAAAGGGAGCATACTGGGTATCTGTTGATAATGAAAGAATACCACGTTTCCTTAACAAGACGTCTTGGGAAAAATCAGAACAAGGATGGTATTATGAGCTATCAGACAGAACAGTTTTAGTTAAATGCAAGAAACCAGAAAAGAAGGAGTTTGATATCATAGTTTCTTGTGAAAGATTTGATTTAATTGGAATGGGAGATGAATAG
- a CDS encoding PTS mannose/fructose/sorbose transporter subunit IIC, whose product MTLNIVQIILVIFIAFLAGVEGILDEFQFHQPLVACTLIGLVTGHLVPCLILGGSLQMMALGWANIGAAVAPDAALASVASAIILVLGGQGEAGVASAIAIAVPLAVAGLLLTIICRTIATAFVHFMDAAAKEGNIKAIEMWQVAAICLQGVRIAIPAGLILAIGAGPISTLLAAMPAWLTGGLAVGGGMVVAVGYAMVINMMATKEVWPFFAIGFVLATISQITLIGLGAIGVAIALIYLALSKQGGSSNGGSSNTGDPLGDLIDRY is encoded by the coding sequence ATGACTTTAAATATAGTTCAAATTATATTAGTCATTTTTATAGCATTTTTAGCTGGTGTAGAAGGTATCTTAGATGAATTCCAATTTCATCAACCATTAGTTGCTTGTACGTTAATCGGCTTAGTTACAGGGCATTTAGTACCATGTTTAATATTAGGTGGTAGTCTTCAAATGATGGCCTTAGGTTGGGCAAACATTGGTGCTGCCGTAGCACCAGATGCAGCGCTTGCATCTGTTGCATCTGCAATTATTTTAGTTCTTGGAGGTCAAGGCGAAGCAGGAGTTGCTTCAGCAATAGCTATTGCTGTTCCTCTAGCAGTTGCAGGGTTATTATTAACAATTATTTGTCGTACAATAGCTACAGCATTTGTTCATTTTATGGATGCTGCTGCTAAAGAAGGAAATATCAAAGCTATTGAAATGTGGCAAGTTGCTGCTATTTGTTTACAAGGTGTACGTATTGCAATTCCAGCAGGATTGATTTTAGCAATTGGTGCTGGCCCAATCAGTACATTACTTGCTGCAATGCCTGCTTGGTTAACAGGTGGTTTAGCTGTTGGTGGTGGAATGGTTGTAGCTGTTGGTTATGCAATGGTAATAAATATGATGGCTACAAAAGAAGTATGGCCATTCTTTGCAATTGGTTTTGTATTAGCAACTATTTCACAAATCACACTTATAGGACTTGGTGCTATCGGTGTTGCTATAGCTCTTATTTACTTAGCACTTAGCAAACAAGGTGGTTCAAGTAATGGTGGAAGTTCAAATACTGGTGATCCTTTAGGGGATCTTATCGATAGATACTAA
- a CDS encoding alpha/beta fold hydrolase, whose product MAFQEISFESFNKKDKVQAWIYNPIKKPIGIIQLLHGYHEHSRRYIHMILKLNEAGFIVAADDHVGHGKTAYVSNNWSDWGDKGYITMVEDEHTLRQIVQEKNPGLPYFMFGHSMGSMIARCYAATYGEGIDGLIVCGTSGVFKSASTVMPIFKQLIDDGKGEEVDPACLEQLMGWMWKTERYQENPVTANNWACGEQAVNEDHARDIYSDLLMPPNIRSLYYFVNMMNDIVGTKWAEKVPKEIPVYNIAGDQDPVGQYGEGVYAVSNWLAETGHKVKTKVYSGYSHEIQYYTDIMDEVENGIIDFMNSVIAK is encoded by the coding sequence ATGGCATTTCAAGAAATAAGTTTTGAATCATTTAACAAAAAAGATAAAGTGCAAGCTTGGATTTATAATCCAATTAAAAAACCGATAGGAATAATTCAGCTTTTACATGGTTATCATGAACATTCGCGTAGATATATACATATGATATTAAAATTAAATGAAGCAGGTTTTATAGTTGCAGCTGATGATCATGTTGGACATGGAAAAACAGCTTATGTTTCGAATAATTGGAGTGACTGGGGAGATAAAGGATATATTACAATGGTAGAAGATGAGCATACTCTTCGTCAAATTGTTCAAGAAAAGAATCCAGGATTACCTTATTTCATGTTTGGTCATAGTATGGGATCAATGATTGCTAGATGCTATGCTGCTACTTATGGAGAAGGAATTGATGGTCTAATTGTATGTGGAACTTCAGGAGTATTTAAGTCAGCAAGCACAGTTATGCCTATTTTTAAGCAACTAATAGATGATGGGAAAGGTGAAGAAGTTGATCCAGCTTGCCTAGAACAACTTATGGGGTGGATGTGGAAAACTGAACGATATCAAGAAAATCCAGTTACTGCAAATAACTGGGCATGTGGTGAACAAGCCGTAAATGAAGATCATGCAAGAGATATATATAGTGACTTATTAATGCCACCTAATATACGTTCACTATATTACTTCGTTAATATGATGAATGATATAGTTGGAACTAAGTGGGCAGAGAAAGTACCAAAAGAAATTCCAGTTTACAACATTGCTGGAGATCAAGATCCAGTTGGACAGTATGGAGAAGGCGTTTATGCAGTATCAAACTGGCTTGCAGAAACAGGACATAAGGTTAAAACAAAAGTTTATTCAGGATATAGTCACGAAATACAATATTACACTGATATTATGGATGAAGTTGAAAATGGAATTATAGATTTTATGAATTCTGTTATTGCTAAATAA
- a CDS encoding MFS transporter → MSRKDKKITLPVCIGYGLVDLMGGGAFTIIGAFLLFFYTTFCGLTPIEGASIVAIARFVDAVASLFIGSISDNFYKTKLGKMFGRRRFFLLIGAPLMAVYVLIWTIGMGYWFYLSCYLLFEIIAAMILIPWETLPTEMTTDFGDRTKISTCRLVISSLGQFLGTFVPAQLIGHFGQKNPYAYFYNGLFFAVLYAICIFITYKVTWEREITPAMEQELLERENSKGGRSFGDYLKVLGEYVSTFKLKCFRKHLGLYLLSFTAGDIFNAVFLFFCVYNLKVSSSVGAYLLSFSIIGIPGTIIGGVLFLKLGPTKLYKITYTFMILSVLAYYGVYLFNPEGKTAILLGISIVYFAFRSLAVLTPWTVFPFIPDVDEIVSMKRREGLFAAVMTFTRKSTVALATFLIGVVLQEGGFVKGQDVQSPQTVQIIGYVLLIGCVGLFALSLILAFTFKLNKETHKILIDEVERLKNGGSKNDVDQETKQVVEDLTGYKYESVWKENAI, encoded by the coding sequence ATGTCTAGAAAAGATAAAAAGATTACTTTGCCTGTATGTATTGGTTATGGATTAGTAGATTTAATGGGTGGTGGAGCATTTACAATAATTGGAGCATTCTTATTGTTCTTTTATACAACTTTCTGTGGACTTACACCTATAGAGGGGGCTTCAATTGTTGCAATAGCACGTTTTGTAGATGCAGTTGCTAGCTTATTTATTGGTAGTATTTCTGATAACTTTTATAAAACTAAGCTTGGAAAGATGTTTGGAAGACGTCGTTTCTTCTTACTAATTGGTGCGCCATTAATGGCAGTTTATGTATTAATTTGGACAATTGGAATGGGATATTGGTTCTATTTAAGCTGCTATTTATTGTTTGAAATAATTGCAGCAATGATATTAATACCATGGGAAACATTACCTACTGAAATGACAACTGATTTTGGGGATAGAACAAAAATTTCAACTTGTAGACTTGTTATTTCTTCTTTAGGTCAATTTTTAGGAACTTTTGTTCCAGCTCAATTAATTGGTCACTTTGGTCAAAAGAACCCTTATGCATATTTCTATAATGGATTATTTTTTGCAGTATTATACGCAATTTGTATTTTTATAACTTATAAAGTAACTTGGGAAAGAGAAATTACACCAGCTATGGAACAAGAACTGTTAGAAAGAGAAAATTCTAAAGGTGGTAGAAGCTTTGGTGATTACCTAAAGGTGCTTGGAGAATATGTTTCTACATTTAAGCTTAAATGCTTTAGAAAACACTTAGGACTTTATTTATTATCTTTCACTGCGGGTGATATATTTAATGCCGTATTCTTATTCTTCTGTGTATATAATTTAAAAGTTTCATCATCTGTTGGTGCATATTTACTTTCTTTTAGTATCATTGGTATACCAGGAACAATTATTGGTGGAGTTTTATTTTTAAAGCTAGGACCTACAAAGTTATATAAAATTACTTATACATTTATGATTTTAAGTGTATTAGCTTATTATGGTGTTTATTTATTTAATCCTGAAGGAAAGACTGCTATTTTACTTGGAATTTCTATAGTTTATTTCGCATTTAGATCATTGGCGGTTTTAACTCCTTGGACAGTATTCCCATTTATCCCAGATGTAGATGAAATTGTTTCAATGAAAAGAAGAGAAGGTCTTTTTGCTGCAGTTATGACATTTACTAGAAAAAGTACAGTAGCTCTTGCAACATTCTTAATTGGTGTTGTGTTACAAGAAGGAGGATTTGTTAAAGGACAAGATGTCCAATCTCCTCAAACAGTACAAATTATTGGATATGTTTTACTTATTGGATGTGTAGGTTTATTTGCACTTTCTTTAATTCTTGCATTTACTTTCAAATTAAATAAGGAAACACATAAGATATTAATAGATGAAGTTGAAAGACTAAAAAATGGTGGATCTAAAAATGATGTTGATCAAGAAACAAAACAAGTTGTTGAAGATCTTACAGGCTATAAATATGAAAGTGTTTGGAAAGAGAATGCTATATAA
- the uxaC gene encoding glucuronate isomerase, producing MKDFMDDNFLLSNETAIDLYHNYAKNMPIIDYHCHIDPKEIYENKKFENITEVWLYGDHYKWRAMRCNGIEEKYITGDANDYDKFLAWSRTIPMSIGNPLYHWTHLELQRFFGIYEPLDEDTAPMIWEKANKLLRENGFRARDLIRKSNVEAICTTDDPTDTLEYHIKLKEEKDFNVNVLPTFRPDKGIEIGQEGFVHWVKKLEEVSEVNIDNYDEFLKALDSRVRFFHSVGCRIADHGIDGVVVYSDTSKEEAAAIFIKALRGEAVSIDEEKKYKTYTLIHIFKLYHELGWVMQLHIAALRNNNTKMFEKIGANAGFDSINDESIAYPLSRLLDSVDKENSLPKTILYSLNPKDNYILGTMIGNFQGDGIPGKIQFGAAWWFNDNKDGMIEQMKALANLGTFGRFIGMLTDSRSFLSYTRHEYFRRIACNLIGEWVENGEIPRNMKLLKTIVEGICYNNAKEYFSI from the coding sequence TTGAAAGATTTCATGGATGATAATTTTTTACTATCAAATGAAACAGCTATAGATTTATATCATAATTATGCAAAGAATATGCCTATTATTGATTATCACTGCCATATTGATCCAAAGGAAATATATGAAAATAAAAAGTTTGAAAATATAACTGAAGTATGGCTGTATGGAGATCATTATAAATGGAGAGCAATGAGATGTAATGGTATAGAAGAAAAATATATAACAGGAGATGCTAATGATTACGATAAATTTTTAGCATGGTCTAGAACTATACCAATGTCTATCGGTAATCCCCTTTATCATTGGACTCATTTAGAACTTCAAAGATTCTTTGGAATATATGAACCTCTTGATGAAGACACTGCTCCAATGATTTGGGAAAAAGCAAATAAATTATTAAGAGAAAACGGTTTTAGAGCAAGAGATTTAATAAGAAAATCTAACGTGGAAGCCATATGTACGACTGATGATCCCACTGATACCTTGGAATATCATATAAAACTTAAGGAAGAGAAGGACTTTAATGTAAATGTTTTACCTACTTTTAGGCCGGATAAGGGAATTGAGATAGGTCAAGAAGGCTTTGTTCACTGGGTAAAAAAACTAGAAGAAGTATCAGAAGTTAATATAGATAATTACGATGAATTTTTAAAAGCACTTGATTCAAGAGTAAGGTTCTTTCATTCAGTAGGATGTAGGATTGCAGATCATGGTATAGATGGAGTGGTAGTATATTCAGATACATCGAAGGAAGAAGCAGCAGCTATATTTATTAAGGCTTTGCGTGGAGAAGCAGTAAGTATAGATGAAGAAAAGAAATATAAAACTTATACATTAATACATATATTTAAGCTTTATCATGAACTTGGATGGGTTATGCAGCTTCATATTGCAGCTCTTAGAAATAATAACACTAAGATGTTTGAAAAAATTGGGGCTAATGCAGGCTTTGATTCTATTAATGATGAGAGTATAGCATATCCACTATCAAGGCTTTTAGACTCTGTAGATAAAGAAAACTCACTTCCAAAAACAATTTTGTATTCATTAAATCCAAAGGATAACTATATTCTTGGAACAATGATAGGAAATTTTCAAGGTGATGGAATACCAGGGAAAATACAATTTGGAGCTGCTTGGTGGTTTAATGATAACAAAGATGGAATGATTGAACAAATGAAAGCACTAGCTAATCTTGGAACCTTTGGTCGTTTTATTGGAATGTTAACAGATTCAAGAAGCTTTCTATCATATACCAGACATGAATATTTTAGAAGAATAGCTTGTAATTTGATTGGAGAATGGGTTGAAAATGGTGAAATTCCAAGAAATATGAAATTATTAAAAACAATTGTTGAAGGTATATGTTACAACAATGCGAAAGAATATTTCAGTATTTAG
- a CDS encoding TIM-barrel domain-containing protein: MMISNKIIRLDNFEDYLEIATNAAKYRIILLNDDIVRIRCTFDEEFKDEASYALVMTAWEDKMDELLKNERTRVKAISTKYEDLGNYIVLATKNINVNIYKEPFGIEITDKQGNVLHSDLKEKAYVKDTLGRLYHYSCLEDEDYFYGFGEKAGYLNKKRRRMRMHNVDTIGYDSECTDPLYKHIPFYIKLNSKNNLASGIFYNNSYDSTFDMGCERSGYWNKYSYFCADGGELDTFFINGPQIKDVVKNYTDLTGKTAMPTKYSLGYMGSTMYYTELEEDSDKAILQFIDRCKEEGIPCDGFFMSSGYTTGEDGKRYVFNWNHDRFKNPGEFVSKLKEKGAALAPNIKPGMLISHPLYKEFDEAGAYIKDEKEENSQTDRYWGGQASFVDFTNPKGRELWKKHLKESLVSLGITSIWNDNNEYEINNTEAVCHFEGMKKEVSGLRPIMPNLMALMAKETVEEVYPNTRPYITNRAGFAGIQRYAQTWAGDNNTSWKSLKFNIPVILGLGLSGVANQGCDIGGFFGPVPEPELFVRWVQNGIFQPRFSIHSCNNDNTVTEPWMCPSYTKYIRNAIQLRYKLVPYYYSLLFEAATEGAPVMRPLIYEFPQDKKLLEESFDFMIGNSILVANVLEKGAKTRKVYLPEGATWFDWYTKQAYQGGQTIEVEVTLGSIPMFFRSGAIVPICEELMNIHKDSMDKLNILIETSQESSFVLYEDDGTTNNYKNGEYLKTTISINNEAGIKVVFDKEGNYKTTVNEMLVNAFCKDIAPMQVRLENKKLKMFLDKKEWEASEEGWYYDMEQKTAKIKYKNIEENYVLYIDSDVKDLISI; this comes from the coding sequence ATGATGATAAGTAATAAAATAATAAGATTAGATAATTTTGAGGATTATCTAGAAATTGCTACAAACGCAGCCAAATATAGAATTATACTCTTAAATGATGATATAGTGAGGATTCGCTGCACTTTTGATGAAGAGTTTAAAGATGAAGCTTCATATGCTTTAGTTATGACAGCATGGGAAGATAAGATGGATGAGTTATTAAAAAATGAAAGAACAAGAGTTAAAGCAATTAGTACTAAATATGAGGATTTAGGAAATTATATTGTATTAGCAACAAAAAATATTAATGTAAATATTTATAAAGAGCCATTTGGTATAGAAATTACTGATAAGCAAGGAAATGTATTACATTCAGATTTAAAAGAAAAGGCATATGTTAAGGATACATTAGGAAGATTATATCATTACTCATGTTTGGAGGATGAAGATTATTTTTATGGATTTGGGGAAAAAGCTGGATATTTAAATAAGAAAAGAAGAAGAATGAGAATGCATAATGTGGATACTATAGGTTATGATTCAGAATGCACAGATCCACTTTATAAGCATATTCCTTTTTACATAAAGCTTAATAGTAAAAATAATCTAGCAAGTGGAATATTCTATAATAATTCTTATGATTCTACCTTCGATATGGGATGTGAGAGAAGTGGATACTGGAATAAATATAGTTATTTTTGTGCTGATGGCGGTGAATTAGATACATTTTTCATAAATGGACCACAAATAAAAGATGTAGTAAAGAATTACACAGATTTAACAGGAAAAACAGCAATGCCAACAAAGTATTCCTTAGGATATATGGGGTCAACTATGTACTACACAGAGCTTGAGGAAGATTCAGATAAAGCTATTTTACAATTCATAGATAGATGTAAAGAAGAAGGGATTCCTTGTGATGGTTTCTTTATGTCATCAGGATATACAACTGGTGAAGATGGGAAAAGATATGTATTCAATTGGAACCATGATAGATTTAAAAATCCAGGGGAGTTTGTAAGCAAGTTAAAGGAAAAAGGGGCAGCTCTAGCACCTAATATAAAACCAGGTATGCTAATTTCTCATCCTTTATACAAAGAATTTGATGAAGCAGGCGCTTATATAAAAGATGAAAAAGAAGAAAACTCACAAACTGATAGATATTGGGGAGGTCAAGCTTCCTTTGTAGATTTCACTAATCCTAAAGGAAGAGAATTGTGGAAAAAGCATCTAAAAGAATCGCTAGTTTCTCTTGGAATAACATCTATATGGAATGATAATAACGAATATGAAATAAATAATACAGAAGCTGTTTGCCATTTTGAGGGTATGAAGAAAGAAGTAAGTGGATTAAGGCCAATAATGCCAAACTTAATGGCACTTATGGCAAAAGAAACTGTGGAAGAAGTTTATCCAAATACAAGACCATATATAACAAATAGAGCAGGATTTGCTGGAATTCAGCGTTATGCACAAACTTGGGCTGGAGACAATAATACAAGCTGGAAGAGTTTGAAATTTAATATTCCTGTAATATTAGGATTAGGGCTTTCAGGTGTAGCAAATCAAGGTTGTGATATAGGAGGATTCTTTGGACCAGTACCTGAACCAGAATTATTTGTAAGATGGGTTCAAAATGGAATATTCCAACCAAGATTTTCAATTCATTCTTGTAACAATGATAATACGGTTACTGAACCTTGGATGTGTCCATCTTATACTAAGTATATAAGAAATGCTATACAATTAAGATATAAATTAGTTCCTTACTACTACTCACTATTATTTGAGGCAGCTACAGAAGGAGCACCAGTTATGCGACCTTTAATATATGAATTCCCACAGGATAAAAAATTGCTTGAAGAAAGTTTTGATTTTATGATTGGAAATTCAATTTTAGTTGCTAATGTTCTTGAAAAAGGTGCAAAAACTAGAAAGGTATATTTACCAGAAGGAGCAACTTGGTTTGATTGGTATACAAAACAAGCTTATCAAGGAGGCCAAACAATTGAAGTTGAAGTTACACTTGGATCAATTCCAATGTTCTTTAGAAGTGGTGCAATTGTTCCAATATGTGAAGAGTTAATGAATATTCATAAAGATTCAATGGATAAGCTTAATATTTTAATAGAGACATCACAAGAATCAAGTTTTGTATTGTATGAAGATGATGGTACTACAAACAATTATAAGAATGGAGAATATTTAAAGACAACTATAAGCATTAACAATGAAGCTGGAATAAAGGTTGTCTTTGACAAAGAAGGTAATTATAAAACAACAGTTAATGAAATGTTAGTAAATGCATTCTGTAAAGATATAGCACCAATGCAAGTAAGACTAGAAAATAAAAAACTTAAAATGTTCCTAGATAAAAAAGAATGGGAAGCAAGTGAAGAAGGCTGGTACTATGATATGGAACAAAAGACAGCTAAAATAAAATATAAAAATATTGAAGAAAACTATGTATTATATATTGACTCTGATGTTAAGGATCTGATTTCTATATAA